The following are encoded together in the Lytechinus variegatus isolate NC3 chromosome 19, Lvar_3.0, whole genome shotgun sequence genome:
- the LOC121406159 gene encoding uncharacterized protein LOC121406159: MPKVKAKKITTAGARKGDDTPKRRPGRPRGPRATSTPASVDLGLGGGNNEPGRSGELNPSQSQVVDVDEKSGRPRSKVSDKMAELDLDLVGREGQAPVGRSIAWHEIVAQESDTGSSGQAQPAVSVPARSAGVAEDLGLDLVEVGVERSEPQAPRLSAVLGAPEPFISACDPLGVEVAISLKEKIWASEYIDLGVLLKHNNARDEFGALSVGDTTLSLCQSGSGLGLQLQPQSKAKKIMSVEQWTSVFLVFASIYAEKHIERSRELMKYMDLIRHAARAFAGYGWRDYDTQFRSKQARLPGRSWASVDAELWLMLVASNG, translated from the coding sequence ATGCCAAAGGTTAAGGCCAAGAAAATAACGACCGCAGGTGCGAGGAAGGGAGATGACACACCGAAGAGGAGGCCGGGTCGGCCGAGAGGTCCACGGGCGACGTCAACCCCCGCAAGTGTGGATCTGGGGCTGGGAGGCGGCAACAACGAGCCAGGAAGGAGCGGTGAGTTAAATCCCTCTCAGTCTCAAGTtgtcgatgttgatgaaaaaagtggtaggcctaggtctaaagttagtgataaaatggcagagctagatctagatctagtgggGCGGGAAGGCCAGGCGCCCGTGGGCAGATCTATTGCTTGGCATGAGATAGTAGCACAGGAGTCGGATACCGGTAGCTCGGGGCAGGCTCAGCCAGCAGTTTCAGTGCCGGCGCGGTCGGCAGGGGTAGccgaagatctaggcctagatctagtggaggtcggtgttgagagatctgagccccaggcgcctaggctttctgccgtgttgggggcaccggaaccatttattagcgcatgcgacccactaggtgtggaagtggctatctcactgaaggaaaaaatttgggcaagtgaatatatagatttgggagtgctccttaagcataataatgcacgtgatgagtttggggccttgagtgtaggtgacaccactttgagtttgtgtcaatcgggatctggtcttggtttgcaacttcaacctcaatcaaaggctaagaaaatcatgtcggtagagcagtggacttcggtgtttctagtatttgcctcaatttacgctgagaagcacattgaaaggagcagggagctcatgaaatatatggatttgataaggcatgcagcccgtgcgtttgcaggttatggctggcgtgactatgacactcagtttaggagcaagcaggcgcgtttacccgggcgatcctgggcgagcgtcgacgccgagttgtggttgatgctggtggcctctaatggt